In Amycolatopsis endophytica, the following are encoded in one genomic region:
- a CDS encoding helix-turn-helix domain-containing protein: MSRAVEESNRRMLRARDAMDRAYAQPLDVAALARMVHVSEAHFIRTFRATFGETPHRYLQRRRVERSMFLLRESGRSVTDICMAVGFTSLGTFSRTFREIVGRSPSEYRQAGGSVAAPTCFAMAWTRPSSFGEAKGVSR, from the coding sequence ATGAGCCGCGCCGTCGAGGAGTCCAATCGCCGCATGCTGCGGGCCCGGGACGCCATGGACCGGGCCTACGCGCAACCCCTCGACGTCGCGGCACTGGCGCGGATGGTGCACGTGTCGGAGGCGCACTTCATCCGCACCTTCCGCGCCACCTTCGGTGAAACGCCGCACCGCTACCTCCAGCGCCGCCGGGTCGAGCGGTCGATGTTCCTGCTGCGGGAGAGTGGTCGCAGCGTCACCGACATCTGCATGGCCGTGGGTTTCACGAGCCTGGGCACGTTCAGCCGCACCTTCCGCGAGATCGTGGGCCGGTCGCCGAGCGAGTACCGCCAGGCCGGGGGCTCGGTGGCGGCCCCGACGTGCTTCGCGATGGCCTGGACCAGGCCGAGCAGTTTCGGAGAAGCCAAGGGCGTTTCGCGCTGA
- a CDS encoding VOC family protein → MFNAITLSQIFVTDQDEALDFYVGKLGFEVKVDQDLGFMRWLTVAVPGEPGREILLEKPGPPAMDEATASQVRELLAKGATGGWIGLKTDDCRKTYETLLAKGVEFTQEPTERPYGIDCGLRDPFGNAIRINQPASLD, encoded by the coding sequence ATGTTCAACGCGATCACACTTTCCCAGATTTTCGTCACCGACCAGGACGAGGCGCTCGACTTCTACGTCGGCAAGCTCGGGTTCGAGGTCAAGGTCGACCAGGACCTCGGCTTCATGCGGTGGCTGACGGTGGCGGTCCCCGGCGAGCCGGGCCGCGAGATCCTGCTGGAAAAGCCCGGCCCGCCGGCGATGGACGAGGCGACCGCCTCGCAGGTCCGGGAGCTGCTGGCGAAGGGCGCGACCGGCGGCTGGATCGGCCTCAAGACCGACGACTGCCGGAAGACCTACGAGACGTTGCTGGCCAAGGGCGTGGAGTTCACGCAGGAACCGACCGAGCGCCCGTACGGCATCGACTGCGGCCTGCGGGACCCCTTCGGCAACGCGATCCGCATCAACCAGCCCGCCTCCCTCGACTGA
- a CDS encoding NAD-dependent malic enzyme has protein sequence MPVPGPGYSITVRVEAPPSASAAGDLTSAVGRVGGVLTAFDVVESHADAIVVDITANVSNADHVEVVTDALDALPGVRVRKVSDRTFLMHLGGKLSVSPKVQLRNRDDLSRAYTPGVARVCQAIAANPADARRLTIKRNTVAVVTDGSAVLGLGNIGPAAALPVMEGKAALFKKFADVDAWPVCLDTQDTEEIIKIVKALAPVYAGINLEDIAAPRCFEIEKRLRDQLDIPVFHDDQHGTAIVVVAALRNALRVVGKEIEDCKIVVSGAGAAGSAIMRLLMHKKPGDIIAADINGIVHLGRSDLDDNLRWLAENTNKDNVSGSLHDALAGADVFIGVSAPNLFGAEQVATMAANPVVFALANPDPEIDPLEAQKHAAVVATGRSDYPNQINNVLAFPGVFRGLLDAQAHEITDDMLIAAANAIADVVDDRLNASYIVPSVFDSAVAPAVADAVKSAARKSGAAG, from the coding sequence GTGCCGGTTCCCGGCCCCGGGTATTCGATCACCGTCCGTGTCGAGGCGCCGCCGTCCGCGAGCGCCGCGGGCGACCTCACCTCGGCGGTGGGCCGGGTCGGTGGCGTGCTGACCGCGTTCGACGTCGTCGAGTCCCACGCGGACGCGATCGTCGTCGACATCACGGCGAACGTCTCCAACGCCGACCACGTCGAGGTCGTCACCGACGCACTCGACGCCCTCCCCGGGGTGCGGGTGCGCAAGGTCTCCGACCGCACCTTCCTCATGCACCTCGGCGGCAAGCTGTCGGTGTCGCCCAAGGTGCAGCTCCGCAACCGTGACGACCTCTCCCGCGCGTACACGCCGGGTGTGGCGCGGGTGTGCCAGGCGATCGCGGCCAACCCGGCCGACGCGCGACGGCTGACCATCAAGCGCAACACGGTCGCCGTCGTCACCGACGGTTCGGCCGTGCTCGGCCTCGGCAACATCGGCCCGGCCGCCGCGCTGCCGGTGATGGAGGGCAAGGCGGCGCTGTTCAAGAAGTTCGCCGACGTCGACGCGTGGCCGGTGTGCCTGGACACCCAGGACACCGAGGAGATCATCAAGATCGTCAAGGCGCTGGCGCCGGTGTACGCGGGCATCAACCTCGAGGACATCGCCGCGCCGCGCTGCTTCGAGATCGAGAAGCGGCTGCGCGATCAGCTCGACATCCCGGTGTTCCACGACGACCAGCACGGCACCGCGATCGTCGTGGTCGCCGCCCTGCGCAACGCGCTGCGCGTGGTCGGCAAGGAGATCGAGGACTGCAAGATTGTGGTGAGCGGAGCCGGCGCGGCCGGGTCGGCGATCATGCGGCTGCTGATGCACAAGAAGCCGGGCGACATCATCGCCGCCGACATCAACGGCATCGTCCACCTCGGCCGGTCCGATCTGGACGACAACCTGCGGTGGCTGGCCGAGAACACCAACAAGGACAACGTCTCCGGCAGCCTGCACGACGCGCTCGCCGGCGCGGACGTGTTCATCGGGGTCTCGGCGCCGAACCTGTTCGGGGCCGAGCAGGTCGCCACCATGGCCGCGAACCCGGTGGTGTTCGCGCTCGCCAATCCGGACCCGGAGATCGACCCGCTCGAGGCGCAGAAGCACGCGGCGGTCGTGGCGACCGGGCGCAGTGACTACCCGAACCAGATCAACAACGTGCTCGCGTTCCCCGGCGTGTTCCGCGGTCTGCTCGACGCGCAGGCGCACGAGATCACCGACGACATGCTGATCGCGGCCGCCAACGCGATCGCCGACGTGGTGGACGACCGGCTCAACGCCTCCTACATCGTGCCGAGCGTGTTCGATTCGGCGGTGGCTCCCGCGGTCGCCGACGCCGTCAAGTCCGCGGCGCGGAAGTCCGGCGCGGCCGGCTGA